Genomic segment of Gilliamella apis:
GAACTTTTAGAAGAAGATGGTATTCCGGCTTATCCAAATGGTTGGAATGAATGGAGTGATAGAGTCAAAAAATTATTTAAAGAAAAAGGCATTAATCCTAGTTGCGTCTATTCAAGTGAACCACAAGATGTAGCCATGTATAAAGATTTATTCGATTTAGACACAGTACTTATCGATCCTACTCGGCAATTTATGCAAGTCAGTGGTACTCAAATTCGTCAAGCCCCATTAAAAAATTGGCAATATATACCAACAGAAGTGAGACCATTTTTTGTGAGAACGGTGGCTATTCTTGGTGGTGAATCAAGCGGTAAATCGACATTAGTAAATAAATTAGCCAATATGTTTAATACCACTAGTGCTTGGGAATATGGCCGTGATTATGTATTTTCTCATCTTGGTGGCGATGAACGTGCATTGCAATATGCTGACTATGATAAAATTGCATTAGGGCATGCTCAATATATTGATTTTGCTATCAAACATGCTAATAAAGTGTCATTTATTGATACTGATTTTATTACCACTCAAGCATTTTGTAAAAAATATGAAGGTAAAGAACATCCTTTTTTACAAGCTATGATCAATAATTATCGATTCGATTTAGTTATCTTATTAGGTAATAACACACCGTGGGTTGCTGATGGATTAAGAAGTTTAGGCAGTCCAAAACAACGAAAAGATTTTCAACAATTACTGATCTCATTGTTAGAAAAAAATCATATCAAATACATCCAAATTGATTCACCAGATTATGAAGAGCGTTATTTGCGAAGTATCGAACTAGTCAATCAACTTATTAATGATGAAGAGTAATAATTATGAATAAATTAAGCCATTTTGCCATAGCTATTGGCCGCAATAAATTTTATCCATTGTTTTGTATTATCTGTGTCACCGGAGCATATATATATACGGATCCAATTAATGATTTCAATTTACGCTATGCAGTATCATATGCTGGTGCATTTTTAGGCTTGTTATGTGTGATCTTATTAGCAAAACGAAAAAATTTAGGTAATGTGCTTGGTATGCTAGCGGTAATTGCTGAATGTTGTGCAAATTTCCTTGGCGGTAATATTGGGGCGGGTTTGCCAACGTTTTATTATTTTGGCTCACATATTTATGGCATATTAACTTGGCAAAAAAATCTAGATAATAATAAAAGCGTTAAAGTTCGTACTTTAAATGAAAATGCCTTTTTATATGCGTTGATATTCCTCATTGCGGCTGCTTTTTTCAATATTTATTTAACTAATGAAATCGGCGCAATAAATACCTCCTACCAACTTATTACTAACTGCTTTATATTCGGTCTGGGCGTAGTTGCTCAACTTTTATTAATGATGAGATATGCTTTCAATTGGTATTTATGGGTCTTATTAAATGTATTAGTTATTAGTTTAAATATTTATACTGACAATATTGTTATCGCAACCCAGTATTTAATTTATCTGTTTAATGCAATATACGGTATTTGTGAGTGGAAACTTTCCGAACAAAATGAAAAAGAGAAGAAAAATTAATTTTTAATAAATGAAAGAGAATAGTTAAATTGAAAAAGAAGCAAATAATCAAATTATTTGCTTCTTTTTCATTATTCTATATCGCCATCTACAAGCGGTACGAATTTCACTTCACCTATATTCTTGGTAATAAAATTATCACCATCGCGTTCAATTAATTGTAACGTTTGCTGATTTTTACCTACAGGTAATACTAACCGCCCTTTATCAGCTAGTTGTGTCAGCAGACTCGAAGGCACTTCCGTTGCCGCTGCAGTTACAATTATACCATCAAATGGCCCACGTTCTGGCCAACCTTGCCAACCATTGCCATGACGAGTTGAAATATTATGGATATCTAGTAATTTTAATCTTCGTTTGGTATTCCATTGTAAACTTTTAATTCTTTCTACTGAACAAACATGATTTACTAACTTGGCTAAAACTGCCGTTTGATATCCTGAACCAGTACCGATTTCAAGTACCTTTGCATTAGGCGTTAAGTTTAATAACTCCGTCATTTTAGCAACAATATAAGGTTGAGAAATAGTTTGACCACTACCAATAGGTAACGAGCAATCATCATAAGCTTGATGTGAAAGCGCTTCATCAACGAACTTTTCACGTGGTATTGAAGCTATAGCTTCTAAAACACGATCATCTTTTATGCCCTGCTGGCGTAATAAGTCAATCAACCGCTGCCTTTTTAAACTTTGCATTTTAGTTACTCATTTTCAATAATCAATTCACGTAATACACTTGTTGCATAACAACCTGAAGGTAAATAAAAACTGATGTCTAAGTTATTTTCATCTCGCCATTGCCACTCTAGTTGCTCAGGGCGCAACAATATTGAGCGTCGCATCGTTTCAACGCGTTCCTTTCTAAATAACTCAGTAAAACAAGACCAATTTTCCAAACAACTTTGTTCAAATGTTAAAGCAATAGATTCAGTACCTAATCCTGAATCGCCCACCAAAGGAGCGGTAATATTAATCTCACCATTTTGTAAACGTTGCTGTAAAAGTGATAATTCCTCAGTTTTAGACAAAAACCAACTATTACTTTTTGATAATTGTAATATATCCCCATCAATAACTGTTTGCTGAATCTGTCGTTGAATCCTTTGACTGACTATATCATTAAAAATAGCACTTCGTGCCGCAGAAAGATAAAAGCTTCTTTTTTTACGGTCTTTAACTGAAATTTCACCATTGGCCCACTTTATTGCTTGATTAATATTATTTTGCTCACGTCCAAATCGTTGTTCGCCAAAATAATTAGGAACACCATGCTGTTTAATTAAGTCTAATTTTGATTCGACTTCTTCTTTATCAGTCAAATTTCTTAAAGCAATTTTAAATCGGTTACCTTTTAAAGCCCCTATTTTCAATTTTTTATTATGCCGAGTAACCTGCAATATTTGACAGCCAGTTAAATCAAATTGTGAAAAATCTGGAGTATCTTGGCCAGGCATATGTAGACTAAACCATTGTTGGGTGACTGCTTGGCGATCTTTAAGGCCTGCATAACTGACATTTTTCGCTGAAATGCCAACATATTTAGCTAACTGTTCAGCCACAAAGACTGTATTACAATCTTTCTTTTCAAGATAAACTAAAACATGTTCACCTTCACCAGTTAAATCAAAACCTAGTTCTTCGATAACAATAAAATCTTCATATTGTTGCTTATATAAACCATAGCTTGTTGGTTTACCATAAAAATAATTGAGTTCTGCTAACACTTAATCGCCTATTGTCTAATTTGTCTCTATTTCTTTGCTAATAACACTACGGCTTCACAAGCTATACCTTCTTTACGGCCAGTAAAACCCAATTGTTCAGTCGTCGTTGCTTTAACACTAATCTGATCAAAATGTACTTGCAAATCTTCAGCAATATTAACCCGCATTTGATCTACATGAGGTCTCATTTTCGGTTCTTGTGCAATAATGGTCGTATCTAAATTAATTAATTTATAACCTTTAGATTGGATAATACCATACACTTCTTTCAATAATAATCGGCTATCTATACCTTTGTATTTAGGATCTGTATCTGGAAACAATTTACCAATGTCTCCTAAAGCCAATGCACCAATCAAAGCATCAGTAATAGCATGTAATACCACATCACCATCAGAATGAGCAACAAGACCAAACTGATAAGGGATTTTCACTCCAGCTAATGT
This window contains:
- the pnuC gene encoding nicotinamide riboside transporter PnuC — encoded protein: MNKLSHFAIAIGRNKFYPLFCIICVTGAYIYTDPINDFNLRYAVSYAGAFLGLLCVILLAKRKNLGNVLGMLAVIAECCANFLGGNIGAGLPTFYYFGSHIYGILTWQKNLDNNKSVKVRTLNENAFLYALIFLIAAAFFNIYLTNEIGAINTSYQLITNCFIFGLGVVAQLLLMMRYAFNWYLWVLLNVLVISLNIYTDNIVIATQYLIYLFNAIYGICEWKLSEQNEKEKKN
- the nadR gene encoding multifunctional transcriptional regulator/nicotinamide-nucleotide adenylyltransferase/ribosylnicotinamide kinase NadR, producing the protein MDGFNYLKAAIKRKNLSLQTVADACQMTKGYLSQLINDKIKNPSAQKLQSLHHYLQIDLASKNKKVGVIFGKFYPLHTGHIYLIQRAISQVDELYIILCSDTIRDMALFEESAMSRQPTINDRIRWLLQTFKYQKNIHIELLEEDGIPAYPNGWNEWSDRVKKLFKEKGINPSCVYSSEPQDVAMYKDLFDLDTVLIDPTRQFMQVSGTQIRQAPLKNWQYIPTEVRPFFVRTVAILGGESSGKSTLVNKLANMFNTTSAWEYGRDYVFSHLGGDERALQYADYDKIALGHAQYIDFAIKHANKVSFIDTDFITTQAFCKKYEGKEHPFLQAMINNYRFDLVILLGNNTPWVADGLRSLGSPKQRKDFQQLLISLLEKNHIKYIQIDSPDYEERYLRSIELVNQLINDEE
- a CDS encoding protein-L-isoaspartate(D-aspartate) O-methyltransferase, whose translation is MQSLKRQRLIDLLRQQGIKDDRVLEAIASIPREKFVDEALSHQAYDDCSLPIGSGQTISQPYIVAKMTELLNLTPNAKVLEIGTGSGYQTAVLAKLVNHVCSVERIKSLQWNTKRRLKLLDIHNISTRHGNGWQGWPERGPFDGIIVTAAATEVPSSLLTQLADKGRLVLPVGKNQQTLQLIERDGDNFITKNIGEVKFVPLVDGDIE
- the truD gene encoding tRNA pseudouridine(13) synthase TruD, giving the protein MLAELNYFYGKPTSYGLYKQQYEDFIVIEELGFDLTGEGEHVLVYLEKKDCNTVFVAEQLAKYVGISAKNVSYAGLKDRQAVTQQWFSLHMPGQDTPDFSQFDLTGCQILQVTRHNKKLKIGALKGNRFKIALRNLTDKEEVESKLDLIKQHGVPNYFGEQRFGREQNNINQAIKWANGEISVKDRKKRSFYLSAARSAIFNDIVSQRIQRQIQQTVIDGDILQLSKSNSWFLSKTEELSLLQQRLQNGEINITAPLVGDSGLGTESIALTFEQSCLENWSCFTELFRKERVETMRRSILLRPEQLEWQWRDENNLDISFYLPSGCYATSVLRELIIENE
- the ispF gene encoding 2-C-methyl-D-erythritol 2,4-cyclodiphosphate synthase, producing MRIGHGFDVHKFGGEGPITLAGVKIPYQFGLVAHSDGDVVLHAITDALIGALALGDIGKLFPDTDPKYKGIDSRLLLKEVYGIIQSKGYKLINLDTTIIAQEPKMRPHVDQMRVNIAEDLQVHFDQISVKATTTEQLGFTGRKEGIACEAVVLLAKK